CGACGGCCGCAGTGTGCGCCTGATTGGCGTGAACGCCCCGGAGCTGGCCCATCGCGGCCGCCCGGAAGAGCCTTTCGCCGTCGCCGCGCAGCGCCGGTTGCAGGCTCTGGTAGCGGCCAATGACGGCGAGGTCGGCCTGGTTGCCGGCCGGCAGGGCAAGGACAAGTACGGCCGCACCCTGGCCCACGTCTACGATTCGCGCGGCAACAACCTGGAGTCCCGGCTGCTGGCCGAGGGCTTGGGCTACCTTGTAGCTATTGCTCCGAATACCGATCTCACCGCCTGCCAGCAAATGGCCGAGCGCGAGGCGCGCAATGCCGGGCAGGGACTGTGGAAGCGTTCGCCGGTTCAAACGGCGCAGCAACTTCACGAAAGCGGCTTTGCCGTGGTTCGCGGTCGGGTCGAACAGGTGCAACGTAATGGCGGCGGCCTGTGGATCGATCTCGACGGCCCGCTGGTGCTGCGCATCGCTCCGCGGCTGGTGAAGCGTTTCGGCGATGCAACCCTGCGTGAGCTGCGCGGTCGACACGTGGAAGCGCGTGGCTGGGTGATCGACCGGTCCGAGCGCGGTGCAATCAATCCTGGACAGGCACGCTGGATGCTGCCTTTGACCGACCCGGCGATGATGGAGGTATTGCCATGAGTGTGCGTTCGTTCGGAACCCTGGCCGTGCTGGCACTGCTCGGTGTCCTTGGCGGCTGCGCCACCAACCCGGCCACCGGCAAGTCTGACTTCGTGATGATGAGCGAGCAGAGCGAGCTGGACATGGGGCAGAAATACAGCCAGGAAATCCTCAAGCAATACCCGCGCTACGAGGATGAAAAGCTGCAGGCCTACGTGCAGCAGGTCGGCGAACGGGTCGCCCGCGCCGGCGACCGGCCCAACCTGCAATACCACTTCACCGTCATCGACACCCCGGACATCAACGCCTTCGCCCTGCCCGGCGGTTACGTCTACATCCATCGCGGCCTGATGGCCTACCTGGGCTCGGAAGCGGAGCTGGCCGCCGTGCTTGGCCACGAGGTCGGCCACGTCACTGCCCGTCACAGCGTGCGCCAGCAGAGCCAGTCCAGCGCCTGGAACATCCTCGGCCAGGCCGTGGCCATCGGCACCGGGGTTGGCGCCGCCGCCGACCTGACCAACGTGCTCGGCACCGCCTTCGTGCGCGGCTACGGCCGCGACATGGAGCTGGAAGCCGATGGCCTGGGCGCCAAGTACCTGGCCCGCGCCGGCTACGATCCGACCGCCATGATCCAGGTGGTGCGGGTGCTGAAGAACCAGGAAGACTTCGCCCGCGACGAGGCCAGGCGCAAGGGCCAGGCCACCCAACCGGTGGGCTACCACGGCCTGTTCGACACCCACCCGGACAACGATCAGCGCCTGAAACAGGTGATCGGTCCGGCCCAGGCCCTGGCCGGCAGCGGCCAGCGTGAAGTCGGCGCCGAGCGCTACCTGAAGGCCATCGACGGAATGCCCTTCGGCGACTCGGCCTCCAGTGGCGTGCGCCGCGGGCAGAGCTTCTACCACTCCGAGCTGGACTTCACCCTGACCTACCCGGCGGGCTGGGGCATTCTCAACCAGCCGACCGCCCTGGTGGGCTTCACCGCCGACCAGCAGGCCTATATCGGCATGAAGCTGGTGCAGCGCGATGGCCAACTGACCCCGGCGGAGTTCCTGCGCAAGGGCGCGGGCGGCCGCCTGGCGGGCGAGGAGAGTTTCAAGCAGGCCGGCCTGGACGTCGCCACCGGCGTAGTGCCCGGTTCGCCGGCGCGCCGCGTCGCGGTGATCTACCAGAAGGAGCGTGCCTACCTGTTCGTCGGTGCGGTCAAAGGCCGCGCGTCTTTGGAGACAGTGGACGACCAGTTCCTGCAGGTGATCCGCAGCTTCCGGCCGATGCGCGCCGATGAGAAAAAACTCGCACAACCGCGCAGGATCGACGTCGTTCAGGTCAAATCCGGGCAGACTGTCGAGGAGTTTGCGAAAGCGGGGCCGGGGCTGGAATCTGACGCGATAAATCGTATACGCTTATTGAATGACTTGTATCCAATTGGTCAGCCAAAATCTGGTGATTGGCTAAAGGTCGTACGCTAGAGGTCTTGACAGCAGGGGCTTGGGCTACCTTGGCAGGTGCGGGCTTTCTGCGTATGCTCGGACCCCCGTCTGTCCAACAAGCAACAAAAGCGGAAGTGCCCAAATGTCTGATCTCAAGACCGCTGCCCTCGAATATCACGCCCAACCCCGCCCCGGTAAACTGAGCGTCGAGCTGACCAAGCCGACCGCCACCGCCCGCGACCTGTCGCTGGCGTACAGCCCGGGTGTCGCCGAGCCGGTGCGCGAAATCGCGCGTGATCCGGAACTGGCCTTCAAGTACACCGGCAAGGGCAACCTGGTCGCGGTCATTTCCGACGGCACCGCCATTCTCGGCCTGGGCAACCTCGGCCCGCTGGCCTCCAAGCCGGTCATGGAAGGCAAGGGCGTGCTGTTCAAGCGCTTCGCCGGTGTCGACGTGTTCGACATCGAAGTCGACGCCGAAAGCCCGCAGGCCTTCATCGATACCGTCAAGCGCATCTCCATCACCTTCGGCGGCATCAACCTGGAAGACATCAAGTCGCCCGAGTGCTTCGAGATCGAGCGCGCGCTGATCGAACAGTGCGACATCCCGGTGTTCCACGATGACCAGCACGGTACCGCCATCGTCACCGCCGCCGGCATGCTCAACGCCCTGGAAATCGCCGGCAAGAAGCTGGAAACCGCGAAGATCGTCTGCCTGGGCGCCGGCGCCGCCGCCATCTCCTGCATGAAGCTGCTGGTGAGCATGGGCGCCAAGGTCGAGAACATCTACATGATCGACCGCCAGGGTGTGATCCATGCCGGCCGCAACGACCTGAACCAGTACAAGGCCGTGTTCGCCAGCGAGACCGACAAGCGCACCCTGTCCGACGCCCTGGAGGGCGCCGACGTGTTCGTCGGCCTGTCCGGCGCCAACCTGCTCAGCGCTGAAGACCTCGCCCGCATGGCGCCGAACCCGATCGTCTTCGCCTGCTCCAACCCGGACCCGGAAATTCAGCCGGAACTGGCCCACGCCACCCGCAATGACGTGATCATGGCCACCGGCCGTTCGGACTACCCGAACCAGGTGAACAACGTACTGGGCTTCCCCTTCATCTTCCGCGGTGCCCTGGACGTACGCGCCACCCGCATCAACGAAGAAATGAAGATCGCCGCCGCCCTGGCCCTGCGTGACCTGGCCAAGCAGCCGGTACCCAAGGACGTGTGCGACGCCTACGGCGTGAGCGCCCTGGAATTCGGCCGCGAGTACATCATTCCGAAGCCGATGGACAAGCGCCTGATCACCGTCGTTTCCGACGCGGTGGCCAAGGCCGCCATCGAGACCGGTGTGGCGACCCTGCCGTACCCGGCGCACTACCCGCTGCAGTCCGTGGAAGACGTCTTCAAGGGCTGATTCCCGCTGCATCTGGAAAACCCCGCTTCGGCGGGGTTTTTCGTTTCCGGCGGGAGGTCGGGCCGGGAAGCTATGCTTAGGGAAGGGCGTCGTTCATTCATTCGCCGCGACGCCCACCGGCTTCGGCCGGGGAGGCGCCATGTCGAGGCTGCTTCGCCTTTTCGCCTGTTTCCTGCTGCTTGGCGCGGGCGGGGTGCTGGCGGCTCCCACGGTGGTGGTGCTTGACCTGGACGGCGCCATCGGCCCGGCCAGTGCCGACTACGTGGTGCGCGGCATCAGCCGTGCCGCCGACGAGGGCGCGGCGCTGGTGGTCCTGCGCATGGACACCCCCGGCGGGCTGGACAGCGCCATGCGCAGCATCGTCAAGGCGATCCTGACGAGCCCGGTGCCGGTGGCGGGCTACGTCGCTCCCGGCGGCGCGCGCGCAGCCAGTGCCGGGACCTACATTCTCTACGCCTGCCACGTCGCCGCGATGGCGCCGGGCACCAACCTGGGCGCGGCGACGCCGATACGGATCGGCATGCCGGATGCGGAAAAGCCGCAGGACAAGTCCGCCGACAAGCCCGATACCGGGACGGACACGCTCGAGCGCAAGCAGATCAACGATGCCGCGGCCTACATCCGTGGCCTGGCGCAACTGCGCGGTCGCAACGCGGAGTGGGCCGAGCGCGCGGTGCGCGAGGCGGTCAGCCTGGCGGCGGACGAGGCGCTGAAGCAGAAGGTCGTGGATGTGGTGGCGCCGGACATTCCGATGCTGCTGACCATGATCGATGGCCGCAGTGTCAGCGTCGACGGTCGCGACGTGCGCCTGGAGGTGGCCGGTGCGGCGTTGCTTCAGCGCGAGCCGGACTGGCGGACCCGGTTGCTGGCGGTGATCACCGATCCCAGCGTGGCGCTGATCCTGATGATGATCGGCATCTACGGCCTGATCTTCGAACTGGCCAACCCCGGCATGGCGCTGCCCGGGGTGTTGGGAGCGATCTGCCTGCTGCTGGGGCTGTATGCGCTGCAGATGCTGCCGGTGAACTACGCCGGGGTGGCGCTGATCCTGCTGGGCCTGGGCTTCATGGTCGGCGAGGCCTTCATGCCCAGCTTCGGCGCGTTGGGGCTGGGCGGCATCGTCGCCTTCGTGGTCGGTTCGCTGATTCTGATCGACACCGATGCCCCGGGTTTCGGCATTCCGCTGGCGCTGGTGATCACGCTGGCGACGGTCAGTGCCCTGTTCATCGGCGGCATCCTCGGTGTGGCGCTCAAGGCCAGGCGGCGCGCGGTGGTCAGCGGGCCCGTGGGGCTGCTGGGCAGCCTGG
This Pseudomonas sp. ATCC 13867 DNA region includes the following protein-coding sequences:
- a CDS encoding NfeD family protein, giving the protein MSRLLRLFACFLLLGAGGVLAAPTVVVLDLDGAIGPASADYVVRGISRAADEGAALVVLRMDTPGGLDSAMRSIVKAILTSPVPVAGYVAPGGARAASAGTYILYACHVAAMAPGTNLGAATPIRIGMPDAEKPQDKSADKPDTGTDTLERKQINDAAAYIRGLAQLRGRNAEWAERAVREAVSLAADEALKQKVVDVVAPDIPMLLTMIDGRSVSVDGRDVRLEVAGAALLQREPDWRTRLLAVITDPSVALILMMIGIYGLIFELANPGMALPGVLGAICLLLGLYALQMLPVNYAGVALILLGLGFMVGEAFMPSFGALGLGGIVAFVVGSLILIDTDAPGFGIPLALVITLATVSALFIGGILGVALKARRRAVVSGPVGLLGSLATIQWVADDDPCAGWVVLQGEQWQVHANRPLHCGQRVRVMARNGLSLEVAANDDSGGV
- a CDS encoding malic enzyme-like NAD(P)-binding protein, which produces MSDLKTAALEYHAQPRPGKLSVELTKPTATARDLSLAYSPGVAEPVREIARDPELAFKYTGKGNLVAVISDGTAILGLGNLGPLASKPVMEGKGVLFKRFAGVDVFDIEVDAESPQAFIDTVKRISITFGGINLEDIKSPECFEIERALIEQCDIPVFHDDQHGTAIVTAAGMLNALEIAGKKLETAKIVCLGAGAAAISCMKLLVSMGAKVENIYMIDRQGVIHAGRNDLNQYKAVFASETDKRTLSDALEGADVFVGLSGANLLSAEDLARMAPNPIVFACSNPDPEIQPELAHATRNDVIMATGRSDYPNQVNNVLGFPFIFRGALDVRATRINEEMKIAAALALRDLAKQPVPKDVCDAYGVSALEFGREYIIPKPMDKRLITVVSDAVAKAAIETGVATLPYPAHYPLQSVEDVFKG
- a CDS encoding M48 family metalloprotease gives rise to the protein MSVRSFGTLAVLALLGVLGGCATNPATGKSDFVMMSEQSELDMGQKYSQEILKQYPRYEDEKLQAYVQQVGERVARAGDRPNLQYHFTVIDTPDINAFALPGGYVYIHRGLMAYLGSEAELAAVLGHEVGHVTARHSVRQQSQSSAWNILGQAVAIGTGVGAAADLTNVLGTAFVRGYGRDMELEADGLGAKYLARAGYDPTAMIQVVRVLKNQEDFARDEARRKGQATQPVGYHGLFDTHPDNDQRLKQVIGPAQALAGSGQREVGAERYLKAIDGMPFGDSASSGVRRGQSFYHSELDFTLTYPAGWGILNQPTALVGFTADQQAYIGMKLVQRDGQLTPAEFLRKGAGGRLAGEESFKQAGLDVATGVVPGSPARRVAVIYQKERAYLFVGAVKGRASLETVDDQFLQVIRSFRPMRADEKKLAQPRRIDVVQVKSGQTVEEFAKAGPGLESDAINRIRLLNDLYPIGQPKSGDWLKVVR
- a CDS encoding thermonuclease family protein, with protein sequence MVFHGIPKKASLVGAFFVAVCLVADVSAAACPKPGSPETVRVARVVDGDTLKLADGRSVRLIGVNAPELAHRGRPEEPFAVAAQRRLQALVAANDGEVGLVAGRQGKDKYGRTLAHVYDSRGNNLESRLLAEGLGYLVAIAPNTDLTACQQMAEREARNAGQGLWKRSPVQTAQQLHESGFAVVRGRVEQVQRNGGGLWIDLDGPLVLRIAPRLVKRFGDATLRELRGRHVEARGWVIDRSERGAINPGQARWMLPLTDPAMMEVLP